A DNA window from bacterium contains the following coding sequences:
- a CDS encoding beta-lactamase family protein, with product MDVKGFCRSDFEPVREAFSANFDNGLELGASVAVTKDGEPVVDLWAGDAAPDGSPWQEDTIVNVYSTTKTMASTCVLVLADRGQIDLDAPVADYWPEFAANGKEGVRVKHVMSHSAGVSGFDPAVKDASELYDWDEICTRLAAQTPWWEPGTASGYHAVTQGYLQGEIVRRVSGKSIGTFFREEIAEPLGADFHIGLDPKHDSRVGELVPPANSLASAANTDPNSIGTRTMTSCNITGEEPRTSEWRRAEIPAAGGIGNARSVARVHSALACGGSVDGVKILSEAGVARALEEQTNGPDKVLQVPIRFGMGFGLNSPIMPISPNERSFFWGGWGGSLAIVDLDARVSIAYVMNRMEADLLGDRRGGIVALSVYQALGG from the coding sequence ATGGATGTAAAGGGATTTTGCAGATCGGACTTCGAACCGGTGCGCGAAGCTTTCAGCGCGAATTTCGACAATGGCCTCGAACTGGGCGCAAGTGTCGCGGTAACGAAGGACGGCGAACCGGTCGTAGACCTCTGGGCCGGTGACGCAGCACCCGATGGCTCCCCCTGGCAAGAAGACACGATCGTCAACGTGTATTCCACCACCAAGACCATGGCATCCACTTGCGTGCTGGTCTTGGCCGATCGCGGACAGATCGATCTCGATGCACCGGTCGCCGATTACTGGCCCGAGTTTGCCGCCAATGGGAAAGAAGGCGTACGGGTCAAGCACGTCATGAGTCATAGCGCGGGCGTTTCGGGTTTCGACCCGGCGGTCAAGGATGCGAGCGAACTCTACGACTGGGACGAAATCTGCACGAGGCTCGCGGCCCAGACTCCGTGGTGGGAACCGGGAACGGCTTCGGGCTATCACGCGGTGACGCAGGGATATCTTCAGGGCGAGATCGTGCGTCGCGTGTCGGGCAAGAGCATCGGCACCTTCTTCCGCGAAGAGATCGCCGAACCGCTGGGTGCCGATTTCCACATCGGACTCGACCCGAAGCACGATTCGCGCGTCGGCGAACTGGTCCCGCCTGCGAATTCCCTGGCGTCTGCCGCGAACACTGATCCAAACTCGATCGGTACGCGCACCATGACTAGCTGCAACATCACCGGTGAAGAGCCTCGCACGAGTGAGTGGCGACGCGCCGAAATTCCAGCTGCGGGCGGCATCGGCAATGCCCGCTCGGTAGCGCGGGTTCACTCGGCACTGGCGTGTGGCGGTAGCGTGGACGGCGTGAAGATCCTGTCGGAAGCCGGAGTTGCGCGAGCCCTCGAAGAACAGACCAACGGTCCCGACAAAGTGCTTCAGGTACCGATTCGCTTTGGCATGGGCTTCGGGCTGAACAGTCCGATCATGCCCATCAGTCCGAATGAGCGTTCCTTCTTCTGGGGCGGTTGGGGTGGGTCGCTGGCGATCGTCGACCTGGATGCCCGCGTGTCCATCGCGTACGTCATGAACCGGATGGAAGCCGATCTACTTGGTGATCGCCGAGGCGGCATCGTCGCGCTTTCGGTGTACCAGGCGCTGGGAGGATAG
- a CDS encoding LLM class flavin-dependent oxidoreductase — translation MLNASHERRRALLSQTAESGLDHVFVADHISFHTGFGMDGLIQAATIAAIEPRLSVHLGVYLLALRHPVPVARQIATLCESAPGRLLFGVGIGGEDRHEIEITGVDPRTRGRRTDECLIALRGLLSGGAISHRCEFFEFEDALILPAPDPAVPIVIGGRSSAALKRAGRYGDGWLAAWCSARRFREAVTEVDAEAERVGRTRTTWQHGLQVWTGIDEDRGRARERLAGEMQRMYQIPFEPFAKYSPCGTPSEIADFLAPYVEAGCSDFNVLPIAESSEVGIEAIAEVRRLLLEVAKR, via the coding sequence ATGTTGAACGCATCGCACGAGCGACGACGCGCCCTCCTGTCTCAGACCGCGGAGTCCGGCCTCGATCACGTATTCGTCGCTGATCACATCAGCTTCCACACCGGGTTCGGCATGGACGGACTGATTCAGGCGGCGACGATCGCGGCGATCGAACCCAGGCTCTCCGTGCATCTGGGCGTGTACCTCCTGGCTTTGCGCCACCCGGTACCCGTAGCCCGCCAGATCGCCACGCTATGCGAATCGGCGCCGGGTCGACTTCTGTTCGGCGTGGGGATCGGCGGCGAAGATCGACACGAGATCGAGATCACCGGTGTAGACCCGCGAACGCGAGGTCGGCGTACGGATGAATGCCTGATCGCTTTGAGAGGATTGCTCTCAGGCGGAGCAATCTCGCATCGCTGCGAGTTCTTCGAGTTCGAAGACGCACTGATCCTGCCAGCACCGGATCCAGCGGTTCCTATCGTGATCGGTGGGCGCTCGAGTGCGGCGTTGAAAAGAGCGGGCCGATACGGCGACGGCTGGCTGGCGGCCTGGTGTTCGGCGCGTCGTTTTCGCGAGGCCGTCACCGAGGTCGACGCCGAGGCCGAACGCGTGGGACGGACGCGCACCACGTGGCAGCACGGATTGCAGGTCTGGACCGGTATCGATGAGGATCGCGGGCGCGCACGAGAGCGGCTGGCCGGAGAGATGCAACGCATGTACCAGATCCCGTTCGAACCTTTCGCGAAATACAGTCCCTGCGGTACACCGAGTGAGATCGCTGACTTCCTGGCTCCCTACGTAGAGGCCGGGTGTAGCGACTTCAATGTGTTGCCCATCGCCGAGTCCAGTGAGGTCGGTATCGAGGCGATTGCCGAGGTGCGCAGGCTCTTGCTCGAAGTGGCCAAGCGTTGA
- a CDS encoding acyl--CoA ligase yields the protein MGPALKKTWETLTAPGAPFAWSVQDIRGIPTRTYDAAPASLLAVWEGSKAHADRDYIVFGDERVTYGEAHEIVDSLSAFLASKGVGHGDRVAIAIRNYPEWILSYWSIVKLGAAVVGMNAWWTGPEMEYGLTDSTPKFLICDEQRLETIQPHLDAVRANSALDIVCVRATKPLPDGVIPWQEAISSDANGIANAEIQPEDDVCIFYTSGTTGFPKGAAMTHRGVVSNLLNMAFWNTLQTVAQPNPKRANDPSPQEDKQATTLLAVPLFHVTGCNCCVHPVTASGGRLILMYKWNAKEALHIIERESVDAFTGVPMMSRELVEHPDFDAHDTSSLASLGGGGAAVQPDLVEKIEKGLEKGRPGTGYGLTETCGVISVNSGDFFIDKPKTVGPALPVIEAKIVNENFDTLPSGEVGELVVRAPNNVRGYLNKPDATAESFPQGWFRTGDLATLDEEGFISIVDRAKDMVLRGGENIYCVEVEAALFAHPAVKECAVFAVPDQKFGEIVGVAVVCKPGENLEAETLQDFARERIAGFKIPERIWFMDEDLPRNPNGKFLKRELKARLLD from the coding sequence ATGGGTCCCGCACTGAAGAAGACTTGGGAAACCTTGACCGCCCCCGGCGCGCCCTTTGCGTGGTCGGTACAGGATATTCGCGGCATTCCGACACGCACCTACGATGCGGCGCCTGCATCGTTACTGGCCGTTTGGGAAGGCTCGAAAGCCCATGCGGATCGCGACTACATCGTCTTCGGCGATGAGCGTGTCACCTACGGTGAAGCCCACGAGATCGTCGATTCCTTGTCCGCATTTCTGGCCTCCAAAGGCGTCGGCCACGGCGACCGCGTCGCCATCGCCATTCGCAATTATCCCGAGTGGATCCTGTCGTATTGGAGCATCGTCAAGCTGGGCGCGGCCGTCGTCGGCATGAACGCCTGGTGGACGGGACCCGAGATGGAATACGGCCTGACCGATTCGACTCCGAAATTCCTGATTTGCGATGAGCAGCGCCTCGAAACGATTCAGCCCCACCTCGACGCGGTGCGCGCCAATTCAGCGCTCGATATCGTCTGCGTGCGCGCCACGAAACCACTTCCCGACGGAGTCATTCCGTGGCAAGAAGCCATATCGAGCGATGCAAATGGCATCGCAAATGCGGAAATCCAACCCGAGGACGATGTCTGTATCTTCTACACCTCGGGCACGACCGGCTTCCCTAAGGGGGCCGCCATGACCCATCGCGGCGTGGTCAGCAATCTTCTGAACATGGCCTTCTGGAACACACTACAGACGGTTGCACAGCCGAATCCCAAGCGCGCGAATGATCCATCCCCGCAAGAGGACAAGCAGGCCACGACCTTGCTCGCGGTCCCGCTATTTCACGTCACCGGCTGCAATTGCTGCGTCCATCCGGTGACGGCCAGCGGCGGTCGGCTGATTCTGATGTACAAGTGGAATGCCAAAGAGGCGCTGCATATCATCGAGCGCGAGAGCGTCGACGCGTTTACCGGCGTGCCGATGATGTCGCGCGAACTGGTAGAGCATCCGGACTTCGACGCCCACGATACTTCAAGCCTGGCATCTCTGGGCGGCGGTGGTGCCGCAGTTCAACCCGACCTGGTCGAGAAGATCGAAAAGGGTTTGGAGAAGGGACGGCCGGGCACGGGCTATGGACTGACCGAGACCTGCGGCGTGATTTCAGTGAACTCGGGCGACTTCTTCATCGACAAACCCAAGACTGTGGGGCCGGCCCTACCGGTCATCGAGGCAAAGATCGTGAACGAGAACTTCGACACGCTACCCAGTGGGGAAGTCGGAGAACTCGTGGTGCGCGCGCCAAACAATGTGCGCGGATATCTGAACAAGCCCGACGCGACGGCCGAATCCTTTCCACAGGGCTGGTTTCGCACCGGCGATCTCGCAACCCTCGACGAGGAGGGCTTCATCTCGATCGTCGACCGCGCCAAGGACATGGTGTTACGTGGCGGGGAAAACATCTACTGCGTCGAGGTAGAGGCCGCTCTGTTCGCTCACCCCGCCGTAAAGGAATGTGCGGTGTTCGCCGTACCCGATCAGAAGTTCGGCGAGATCGTCGGCGTGGCGGTGGTCTGCAAGCCGGGCGAGAACCTCGAGGCCGAGACCTTGCAGGATTTCGCGCGTGAACGCATCGCGGGATTCAAGATCCCCGAGCGCATCTGGTTCATGGACGAGGACTTGCCGCGCAACCCGAATGGGAAATTCCTGAAGCGCGAACTGAAGGCCCGTCTGCTCGACTGA